In the Doryrhamphus excisus isolate RoL2022-K1 chromosome 2, RoL_Dexc_1.0, whole genome shotgun sequence genome, CATAATTGCAAACAACATATAGAGTAACATATTGCAGCAAAGATgataaatcatgtcagggaccctttaaaGACGTGTGAAAGTTGCGATAATGGCGTAGTATGTATCTTTCATAACTGTGAATATCtttaaaaagaagttaaaaacacaatgaaggAATACTGGATTTGCACAGGATTATTTAAGACGCAAGTGAAACAGCTCCATTGTCACGTCAGTGAAAAGTCAATAGTACTTGTATGTTCTCGTTCTGATACTTTTATCTCACATTGCACTTTTCTTTGCTCGTGTCAACACCTAAGTGAAAAATAAACGccttttttaaagcactttcttATCCCTGTGTGTAAACATGGTTGTCTTACTGAATGGGGAGATAACAGTTCATTGCTTCTGCTGCCCTCTGCGGGCAGAGGGTGAATGTGCACCACTTACCCGTTTGCAGGTTCTTCTTTTAGCCACTAGATGGCAAAAAAGTACCGAGTAAATATTTGTGGCGACCAGTCAAATCTGTTTAGTGTTCTGTTGTACAGCAAAATTCATCACAATTCCAACGTTCTTTCAAAAATATGTATGaaaactatatacagtatgtattcaaGCACTTTGTCTTTTTAGCATTCGAGGGGTCTTACGCAGCTTGACAAGAATGTTTGTGGCCTTTTATAGCATTtgacttgttttgctttttatttggctttttggaTATAACATATACTGGCATGTTGCTGTACACTTCCGTgttttacagtggttaactttGTAGCTTGCGACAAGAATACTTGTCCCCGTGTGCCTTTGTCACGTGATTTGCAGTTTTGAATGGATACTGAACCGATACTCGTGAGTGTCGATATATGAACCTCAGTATAGATGTATTGTATAGTAGTTGTACTTCTTGAATACTTTAATTTTTATGTCATAGTTGCAGtgatttatatttattagtGTTGTCATAGTAACGCAACCTTCATTATGGACCTCCACTTATACTTCCTCGTGCTTCTTTAGCTACTTTAGCACACTAGCTATCAACATGGTTAGCGCTGTCATATTGGGCCGGAGGTTAGCGATTGGTAGCTCTATTCAAAACAGCACTACACTTATGTGTGTGGAAATAaacatagaaaagaaaaaacagcaaaataccGGTCTTATCACGCTGGGATCAATCCGATACGGCCACTGGCCTCGGTATCGACAATGTCGCTATTTGGCTCGATCCGCCCACCCTCTCCAGCTGCTGTCTGACTACCTGTGGAGGTGAAGCCGCCACAAGGCGCCACTCCCGCGGACTATACGTCGTCGTCGTAGTCGCTGCTGTTTATTCTACTTTTACACTCAGCCATGACTGTTTGGAGTTGTTGTCTGCTTCTCGTTCTTCTTTGTTGTCTACACACATGCTTGTGCGACGACACAGGTGAGTTCCTTTTATTTACCTTCTTGGACGGAACAACGTTTGTTGTTCTTATGAAAACAAACGTCGTGTCTTAAATTATGTTAGCGTAGCGTATTTGATTacagtatttcatttttaaactaTGAATAATTTTATTACGGGTGCGTGAATCAGTACAGTGGTCGTAAAAGTGCTGTCACATGACCGGAAATAGTATCCTGCTGTTTCGTATTGTTGTCCATCTGCCTTAGAGGGGCAGGTGCTCTTGTCTTACACGTTGTATGCTCTTTCAATTGCCAAATTCAAGTGTCGTTaatgaataatgtttttaacTGACTTATGTTAAATTGTGAATGTGAAGCTAGCCTCTAGGAGAAGCGATTGATAAAGTCTTTCAATGCGTCTTTGCGAGCTGATCGCATTGCTACAAAGTTGGGATATGATATTGATTCTCCCCGAGTTCTGCAACATTGACTTTTCCTGGTCAAGAAATCAGAAATGCCAGTTTTAGGGAACACAGGTTGATGGATGCTCATGTTTTCATGAGTGCACGAGGCAGTTCAGTGTGAGCATCgtgaactctgcctagcaacaagtgtgGGTGCAAATGCAATCaggataaataaattatattatcacatatttcggatcatagcttttttttattgctgtgtGACAACCTTCCAATGACCTTCCTCAGATCCTCTGCGAGGCTGGACAGGCACTGAGACCAACAGGGGTCTTTTGGTGGACCACCAGGTTGTGTCTGCTCTGAGCAGCAGGCTGACCACCGTCTTCCTGCCGGTGGTCTACATCGTGGTGTTCGTGGTGGGCCTTCCCACCAACGCCATGGCCATCTGGGTGTTCCTTTTCCGCACCAAGAAGAAGCACCCGTCGTCCATCTACATGGCCAACCTGGCGCTGGCTGACCTGTTCTTCATTATCTGGGTCCCACTGAAGATAGCATACCACTTCAATGGCAACAACTGGATCTATGGCGAGGGCCTGTGCAAGGTTCTGGTGGCCTTCTTCTATGGGAACATGTACTGCTCCATGGGCTTCATCGCCTGCATCAGCGTGCAGCGCTACTGGGCGGTGGTCCACCCACTGGTCCAGCAGAGGCGGGAGAACTGCGTGGCCTACATCGTTTGTGGGAGCATCTGGGCGGTTGTGTGGCTACTCACTATCCCGCTTTACCTGTACGACCAGCAGGTCCAAATCGCCAACCCCAACATCCTCACCTGCCACGACGTCACCCGCCCGGGCCAGAGGAAGATAGCGGCAGGCTACTTCCTGACCATGGGCACCGTGGGCTTTATGGTACCGGCTGTGGTGTGCGTGGTCTCCTACGTGCTCATGCTGCGGACCCTCTGCAGCAGCATGACAGACCCGACCGTCGGCAAGCAGCGTCGCAAGGCGGTGGTGCTGATTGTCACCGTTCTGCTGATGTTCCTGGTGTGCTTTGCACCCAGCAACGTCATGCTGCTGGTGCACTACGTGCTGCTGCTGAATGAGGCCAAGAACAACATGTACGGCTTCTACATCACTACACTGTGCCTGGCCAGCCTCAACAGCTGCATTGACCCTTTCGTTTACTACTACATCTCTGACGACTTCCGACAGCACGTCAAGAACACCTTCCTGTGTCGCAGCGAGCGCACCGTGGAGCGCATGAGGGTGTCCTTCAGCGCCCTCAAGTTCTCCAAGAAGAGCAACACCTACACGTCCGATTCTGGGGCCAACACGGGGAGCACAGagtgttagcattagccgtGTTAGCATTCACAGTGTTGCCCTTAAAATGTACTGTCACTCCCTGCAGTTACTGCTTTTGATGTGTGAATAACAACGTTTACGGAACAGTAGCATAACTTTTGTCAGTGAACGTTTTGCATATTCTTTTTGGTTTCAAGTGTCCAGTGGCGTGAGATGAGTTGGGTATTTGCACTCCTTAACTAACGAACCTGGAGCATTCACTGGATCTCTTCCACTCATCCACTACTGAGCCTTTAAGACCACTGTGTTTTTCATTTAGGTACGTATATGAAgccatatttttaaaagttctTAAgtactttttgtgtgtgttaggCTAAGTGGTCATACAATTGTCACATGTTCAATTGCCACATATTTCAGCCATTTGATCTTTTTACTAAAAGGTGAcaagattaggtacacctccacaagcTAATGTGATTCAAAAGAGTTTTGACTAGACAAATATAGTAATAGTCACTATTATTACTCAGCGCAGGTATTAATTTAACAGTATGTGGTTGTGGTTGTAGGTTGCAGTGGTGTACTGTTTCTAATGCTTGTGTTTAGCATCTAGCTGAATAagctaacaaaaaatattagcaAGTAGCTCGTAAAAAGTGGACGGAAACTCATCAAACGGCTAAAATTGTGTAGGAATGGTGTGTGACTATGTGTTTGTCATATTCTGGCCTtaagggaattttttttttttttaataaataaatcccTTTGTAGTTTGTAGTGGGGTACTGATTTGTACACTTAGCGTGTAGCTAAATATGCTCACCACCATATTAGCACAAGCACTTAATTATACAAGCTAACAAGTAGGTGGTAAAAGGTTCACATTTATtagtaaacattttaattgtgAATGAATTGTGAACGATTTTGTGTATATGTCATATTGTGACATTGAGTgaacattttgatgatttatttaattgttttaataattgAACCAATTCGTGATTCTCGCTGCTGACGTCATCAAATCGAAGACCGGCTCGCCTGCTAGCTGATGACGTCACCACGcccaggtaggtaggtagtctCGGGGCGTGGCCTTTTTTTCCGGTACAGGAGGAGTAGGACGCATTGGCGGATGTGTTTCAGTTGTTTCAGGGCGcggacagagacagacaggCGCTAACTAGCCAAGGAAACACTTGGACGGAACTAACTAAAAATGGACTCTGCTCACTTTTGGACACTTTTGATCGTTTTGTGTCACATTTGGGTCGCGGATGGTGCAGGTAAGCTCAGGTTTTGTCTGTTCTCGAGGAAGATACATAACTGTGTTGTCATCGTTGTTGTTGACCGAATTTGGTGCTCAAATCTCGGCTTCCCTGTCCGTCAGTCCGGCCTGTTGGCAAATGTGGTAGGAGACTAGTCTGAACCaacattcaaatgaaatgaaatggaatAATAAAGTACTAACCGCCAACCACGCTGTTGACAGTTTCTGCATAAGCGAGCAGACGAGCTATTTAAAAATCAAGTTTTAACCACTTAAAGACttctaatgtgtttttttaaactgttttataAAAGATGTTGTTTCTCTGTTAAAGCAGTTTCTCTCTCATTTCTAGGTGTGCTACTAATGATTGCCTTTTGACACCattcagctaaaaaaaaaaataatcaaaacaagCCACGTACATGTTAGCTTTGCAGAGAGTCTAGACACTATTCAGTACTAGCTCAGATCCACtcacctattatgcttttccattGGCAAAAGCAGGTACTGCAAGGTACTATTTTGTGCCAAAAGTGGGTATTTTAAGACTGACAgctagaaatgacaaaaaatatatataagataaaGTTATTTTGGCTTGTTGCTGTGCCTTAGCTCTCGATACTACACTACCTACAACCAGGTACTATAAGGTACTACTTGGCACAATTGGTACTTCTGAGGCTGTACAActagagaaaaaaacatgctaacacacatgCTAATTTTAGCTTGGCCTGAGTGCTAAGTGCTCCATCGTCTCCATTTCGCTGCCGTGCTTCATTTTCCCGGTGCACTCGGTTTCCTTGGCATAAAGTTGTCATTGATGAAGGAAATGCAAGAGAGAAGCTTTGTCCTCCATTGTTGCGGCCTGGTTTTGGTAGTTTCCCTGCGGCGCCGTTTTGACTTGTAAACAAAGTGGAGTAGAACTGATCCAAGCGACAAGTAGGATCAGTTTTGAACGTATGGTTCATTTTCCGTTACAGGTTCagcgtgaacatgagtgaagaATTTTATTGATGCTTCCCCACTTTGCTTTTTGTTGCTGCCCAGGAAAAGGACGTGGTTTCGTCGGGGTCATAGATTCCCAAAACCCAGACCTGGTGGTCGTGGACCGATCCACGGCGGAGACACTGCAAAGCCAGCTGACGACCGTCTTCCTGCCGGTGGTCTACATCGTGGTGTTCGTGGTGGGCCTGCCCACCAATGCCATGGCCATCTGGGTGTTTCTGTTCCGCACCAAGAAGAAGCACCCGTCGTCCATCTACATGGCCAACTTGGCGCTGGCCGACCTGCTCTTCGTCATCTGGACGCCGCTGAAGATCGCCTACCACTTCAGCGGTAACAATTGGATCTACGGTGAGCCGCTGTGCAAGGTTCTGGTGGGCTTCTTCTACGGAAACATGTACTGCTCCATCATCTTCATCGCCTGCCTCAGCGTGCAGCGCTACTGGGTGGTGGCCCACCCGCTGTCCCAGCAGAGGAAGAACAACAAGGTGGCCATTGGCGTCTGTGTGGGCGTCTGGGTCTTCATCTGGCTCAGCACCACGCCGCTCTACCTCTACCAGCACACGGCCCAACTACGAGAGCCCGCCATCACCACCTGCCACGACGTCAACATCATCGAGGACCCGCTGGACCCCTTCCCATCCGTGCAGCTGCCTTTCTTCTACTTCATCTGCATGGGCCTGGTGGTGTTCCTGGTGCCGTGCGTGGTCATTGTGGTGGCCTACGTCCTGCTCCTGAGAGCCCTGGGCCGGAACATGGACGACAGCACAGCGGCTAAGAACCGCAGACGGGCGGTGGTTCTGATCGTCATCGTGCTGCTCACCTTCCTGCTGTGCTTCGTCCCGAGCAATATCATGCTGGTGGTGCATTACTCGCTGCTGAAGGACGGCGTGGAGAACAACGGCTACGGCTTCTACGTGACCACGCTGTGCCTCGCCAGCCTCAACAGCGTGCTGGACCCGTTCATCTACTACTTTGTGTCTGAGGACTTCCGCAACCACGTGAAGAACACGCTACTGTGCAGGAGCAGCCGGACTGTGGAGCGCATGAGGGTCTCCTTCAGCTCCATGAAGTACTCCCGGAAGAGCAAGTCCTATGTGTCTGATTCGGGGAACACACAGAGCAGCTCTTGCTAGCCAATGCCGCTCGTGCAAGGATCACGCCGGTCGGTCTGGTTATGACCGGGAACCAAAGATTTTAGGCCAAATGGACACGGATGTTTAGAAAAAATCAGATTTGACTTCACAACGGATATTTTGGAAAACACTTGTGGAAGTTTTCGTGTGGACACGTGGAAAACGGTGCTTTTTGCTTGTGTTGTTTGCTtaatttaaaagtatttttccacaacagaacatagttttttttattcactctGTTGTGTGTGGACATCAGGAAGATGTTGAAACATCCGTCAATGCTGGGATTGACTTTAGCCTTGTGAATATGGAGGAGCAGCGAGTGGAGACTCGACACGTTTAACCTCATTATCCACTTTAGTGTTTGCTTCATGTGCAGATTTATTTTAGCGTTACAGTGTATTGTTTTGGTAAATAAATGctaaatataaaacatgtagGTTTCTGTGATACTCCTTTTCATCTTCCCTGTAGTGACTCACTGGGTTTGAGTCACGGAGCTCCTGGCTGGCCTGCATGGAAATGACAAGAATTCACGGAATGCTGCTTCCCAGTGTCATCTGGGGCTTCTCAAAGTCACAGATGAAGAAGTTGTATTCCaggttttttattaatttatgagtTGTTATGTTTTACAAATACTTTAGAGTAAAggtttaaaaatgaaaagcacATATTGAAGAAATAGCTTAAAGGTTTagttgcaattttggggaaattggGTTGGGGGGAAAGTTCTAttattacacaaataaaataaaatatgagaataaaggagaaagtttaagtatttgtttttaaaaaagcagcaaaaagtgtaaagtaAAGAGAATGTCGCATTGTCACCAATAACAGCTGAGATGaaggctattttttttcttcaataaacTAAAAAGTAAATAGTTTTATCAAACGTGGCACCTTAATCTTTAGATTTTTCCTCTGTTGAGTATCTGGTAAGAGCAGAGAAGTCACTAGATTTAGTTTGAATACGTGTATCCTATTAAGAAGCGGCATCTACTGTACAGAGTCATTCACAGACGGTCCCTTAGTcatgtgtttatttacattcttccatttttctgtataCAGGCCCCCGGCTGGAAAAGGTT is a window encoding:
- the LOC131104453 gene encoding uncharacterized protein LOC131104453; the protein is MTVWSCCLLLVLLCCLHTCLCDDTDPLRGWTGTETNRGLLVDHQVVSALSSRLTTVFLPVVYIVVFVVGLPTNAMAIWVFLFRTKKKHPSSIYMANLALADLFFIIWVPLKIAYHFNGNNWIYGEGLCKVLVAFFYGNMYCSMGFIACISVQRYWAVVHPLVQQRRENCVAYIVCGSIWAVVWLLTIPLYLYDQQVQIANPNILTCHDVTRPGQRKIAAGYFLTMGTVGFMVPAVVCVVSYVLMLRTLCSSMTDPTVGKQRRKAVVLIVTVLLMFLVCFAPSNVMLLVHYVLLLNEAKNNMYGFYITTLCLASLNSCIDPFVYYYISDDFRQHVKNTFLCRSERTVERMRVSFSALKFSKKSNTYTSDSGANTGSTELKMDSAHFWTLLIVLCHIWVADGAGKGRGFVGVIDSQNPDLVVVDRSTAETLQSQLTTVFLPVVYIVVFVVGLPTNAMAIWVFLFRTKKKHPSSIYMANLALADLLFVIWTPLKIAYHFSGNNWIYGEPLCKVLVGFFYGNMYCSIIFIACLSVQRYWVVAHPLSQQRKNNKVAIGVCVGVWVFIWLSTTPLYLYQHTAQLREPAITTCHDVNIIEDPLDPFPSVQLPFFYFICMGLVVFLVPCVVIVVAYVLLLRALGRNMDDSTAAKNRRRAVVLIVIVLLTFLLCFVPSNIMLVVHYSLLKDGVENNGYGFYVTTLCLASLNSVLDPFIYYFVSEDFRNHVKNTLLCRSSRTVERMRVSFSSMKYSRKSKSYVSDSGNTQSSSC